The DNA sequence attcaatttcttttagttATGGATAATTTTGTTGTTAATCCATACCtgacaaacaaaatttatattaacgagaaaaaaatatccaaattaTTATCTGactgatttatttattattatcccaaaatttcacaaaattattctctttaaaaataataagatattaatatattatcaaactatcatattttattatcacgtaaattcataacattttatttatcaattacatttattagataatttccaaaattataaaagatatttgactaaaatatataatattattttctttcctttaatgctatcactattatattttttgctaatttctttgaaaaaactttcttcaaaaaatacacaaacaataatttacaagaaattattattattattttttataaaatatttttgtataaaattcttactaaatttattgtaattttacctattattttgtatttcgattgcatattaaaaaaaagcagAAGCTACATATTCCTTTTAAGCTTTTCAtacatattcttttaaaaaaaaaaattggcagataaattctataatatttcagataaaattgaaaggaaattaatctagctataattttattagtaaCACTGTAATTTAATATAGGAAcaagttgttaaaatttattacggGTCAATTAGGCAGTTGATAAAgataaatttcaataatttccTTTGGATCAATTAGgagtaattataaataaaattttgtaatttgctacatattatttaagaaatatatagGAAATATTTTGTTACATATTTACTAGGAAATAATTAGGAAAAAATTACCATAAAATTGTTGcaaattaacaaataagttAAGTTATTTCCTTTTAATTCATCAATGAGGTTTCATAGACGAATTTGTTATAGAAATTGCAATAATGACGAGAAAATAACTCCCTCGCTATTAATTACTTACGAAATAATGTCATcgttgtttttttaataatctttCTTAGAATGATTTTAAGAGATCAATGAGGGTTTAGTTAAAGATATAAATACGTTAGTATAACAttataagatattatttataaatattttttgagatATTTACATAGAACTAGGTATatttgagatatatatataagataactCATACTATAATGgagatatttttaatatctttgaGGGTAGTACATAAGTCTCTTAAGCTTAAAAgtcataaattatttattttattattattcttttatagtcttatttacaacaatataGAAAGTATTACGTTCGAAAATACATTTAGtagtttatttgtttattttctgaagAATACCTAATAAattctaaattagttattagcatgggaataaaattatttaaagaaagatGAGAGGTGGGCTATGAATAGTAGTAACGTGGTACAGGCCGTTACTCCCTTAAGTTAGTTTCATAAAGAAACGTGGCAGTTAGCGATCAGAAAGATGCCACGTGTGTTGTGTTGGACACGTGTAGGGCACTTGAATGTTTATATAAAGGTgggaaagagaaaagagagaaaaatagaagaTTGAAAATGCAGGCAGCGAAGAAAGCGGTGGAGAGCGTGAAGGAAACCGCCGCAAACATTGGTGCTTCTGCCAAGTCTGGTTTGGAGAAGACCAAAGCCACTCTTCAGGAGAAGGTTaatctcttcttcttttttgttacTTTCGTTTTTGTTCATGCATGGTGAATGTTACATCTTCAATTAACCAGAATCTTTATAATGATTATTATGGAAACGAACGAAAATTTTGTATTCGtggaaaatcacaaaaatgaaaCTGGGCTCGTCTTAACTTTGAATTGGTCCGGAACAGAGTGAGAAGATTAGTGCACATGATGAAAGGGAGAAGGAAAGGGCGACTAAGAAGAAACAAGAGAAGATAAACCAGGCCGAGATGGAGAAGCGCCAGGCGCGTCAGCACAACGCTGCAGCCAAGCAGTCTGCCATTGCTGGACAGGCCCACGGGCCTCAGACAGACACAACTGGGCCTGAGTCCGACAACGCTGCAAACACTGGGCCAGCGTCTGAGACTTCGACCTTTACCACAACTGGGCCCGGGCCCGATGCCATACCCCCAAGTACTGGGCCTGGGCTTGGGTCTGAGTCTTCCATGTACCCCACCGGTGAATTTGGACAAATGGAATCTAACGAAACGGCAAGAATGTCTGAGCCTGATGATAGGTATGTTCTTGACCATGGGCCTGAGGCTGGGCATGAGGCACTTCCCCCGATCGAGACTAAAACTGTCGTGGATACAACGACCCAAACTAGCATTGGGGGAGAAAGTGCTCCTACGAGTGGGCCTACTTTC is a window from the Vigna unguiculata cultivar IT97K-499-35 chromosome 7, ASM411807v1, whole genome shotgun sequence genome containing:
- the LOC114190596 gene encoding 11 kDa late embryogenesis abundant protein-like, producing MQAAKKAVESVKETAANIGASAKSGLEKTKATLQEKSEKISAHDEREKERATKKKQEKINQAEMEKRQARQHNAAAKQSAIAGQAHGPQTDTTGPESDNAANTGPASETSTFTTTGPGPDAIPPSTGPGLGSESSMYPTGEFGQMESNETARMSEPDDRYVLDHGPEAGHEALPPIETKTVVDTTTQTSIGGESAPTSGPTFS